A DNA window from Hordeum vulgare subsp. vulgare chromosome 1H, MorexV3_pseudomolecules_assembly, whole genome shotgun sequence contains the following coding sequences:
- the LOC123425362 gene encoding uncharacterized protein LOC123425362 isoform X2: MTKGKKTCYMDHRRFLGPNHRYRTTDKAFFNGKVESRTAPDPLTGDVVNSLTENIHTVFGKDPKGKQTIRKRKCGDPPQNFKRRSIWFELRYWKDLLQPHNIDAMHIEKNVCDNIMNTLLGIDGKTKYSINSCQDLKLLGIRKDLHPVPVGKDTFDLLPARYSMNPKVRKLFCRVLKGARFPYGYVSDIRRNIDVKKKKIIGLKNHDCHILSHQLFPLAVRKTLPEGVSAALIRVSNFFKKIYSTVICISDMEKLEEEITETQCILETTFLPSFFDMMVHLMVHLPLQVRLGGPVKYSSMFPTESIF; the protein is encoded by the exons ATGACCAAAGGCAAGAAAACCTGCTATATGGATCATCGTAGGTTCTTAGGTCCAAACCACAGATATAGAACAACGGATAAGGCATTTTTTAATGGCAAGGTGGAATCTAGGACAGCGCCTGATCCACTTACCGGAGATGTAGTGAATTCCCTTACAGAGAACATTCACACTGTATTTGGAAAAGACCCTAAAGGAAAACAAACCATAAGAAAACGTAAGTGTGGCGatccaccacaaaatttcaaaaggAGATCCATTTGGTTTGAGTTGCGCTATTGGAAAGACTTGTTGCAgcctcataatattgatgccatgcACATTGAAAAGAATGTGTGTGATAACATAATGAACACACTACTGGGCATCGACGGGAAAACAAAATATAGTATTAACTCTTGTCAAGACCTTAAGTTGCTTGGAATAAGGAAGGATCTTCATCCCGTTCCAGTTGGCAAGGATACATTTGATTTGCTTCCTGCCCGATACTCAATGAACCCTAAGGTGAGGAAGCTATTTTGTCGAGTTCTGAAAGGAGCCAGGTTCCCATATGGTTATGTGTCCGACATACGAAGGAATATCGAtgttaagaagaagaagattattGGGCTGAAGAACCATGACTGCCATATTCTGTCGCATCAATTGTTTCCACTAGCAGTTAGGAAAACATTGCCGGAGGGAGTTAGTGCTGCATTGATCCGTGTTAGTAATTTTTTCAAGAAAATATATTCCACGGTCATTTGTATAAGTGATATGGAGAAGCTAGAGGAAGAAATAACAGAGACACAGTGCATTCTTGAGACCACATTTCTACCAAGTTTCTTTGATATGATGGTCCACCTTATGGTTCATCTTCCACTCCAAGTGAGGCTAGGGGGCCCAGTGAAGTACAGCAGCATGTTCCCTACAGAAAG TATATTTTGA
- the LOC123425362 gene encoding uncharacterized protein LOC123425362 isoform X1 codes for MTKGKKTCYMDHRRFLGPNHRYRTTDKAFFNGKVESRTAPDPLTGDVVNSLTENIHTVFGKDPKGKQTIRKRKCGDPPQNFKRRSIWFELRYWKDLLQPHNIDAMHIEKNVCDNIMNTLLGIDGKTKYSINSCQDLKLLGIRKDLHPVPVGKDTFDLLPARYSMNPKVRKLFCRVLKGARFPYGYVSDIRRNIDVKKKKIIGLKNHDCHILSHQLFPLAVRKTLPEGVSAALIRVSNFFKKIYSTVICISDMEKLEEEITETQCILETTFLPSFFDMMVHLMVHLPLQVRLGGPVKYSSMFPTERFLCTLKGHVRSKSHPEGSIAEGYIFDECLNFCSCYLEGVETRFSRNGMNDAPEPESSSMPFFKSNGHCVASQCTITLDQKTWLQAHRYVLFNYDNIIPYLRYIKLFCY; via the exons ATGACCAAAGGCAAGAAAACCTGCTATATGGATCATCGTAGGTTCTTAGGTCCAAACCACAGATATAGAACAACGGATAAGGCATTTTTTAATGGCAAGGTGGAATCTAGGACAGCGCCTGATCCACTTACCGGAGATGTAGTGAATTCCCTTACAGAGAACATTCACACTGTATTTGGAAAAGACCCTAAAGGAAAACAAACCATAAGAAAACGTAAGTGTGGCGatccaccacaaaatttcaaaaggAGATCCATTTGGTTTGAGTTGCGCTATTGGAAAGACTTGTTGCAgcctcataatattgatgccatgcACATTGAAAAGAATGTGTGTGATAACATAATGAACACACTACTGGGCATCGACGGGAAAACAAAATATAGTATTAACTCTTGTCAAGACCTTAAGTTGCTTGGAATAAGGAAGGATCTTCATCCCGTTCCAGTTGGCAAGGATACATTTGATTTGCTTCCTGCCCGATACTCAATGAACCCTAAGGTGAGGAAGCTATTTTGTCGAGTTCTGAAAGGAGCCAGGTTCCCATATGGTTATGTGTCCGACATACGAAGGAATATCGAtgttaagaagaagaagattattGGGCTGAAGAACCATGACTGCCATATTCTGTCGCATCAATTGTTTCCACTAGCAGTTAGGAAAACATTGCCGGAGGGAGTTAGTGCTGCATTGATCCGTGTTAGTAATTTTTTCAAGAAAATATATTCCACGGTCATTTGTATAAGTGATATGGAGAAGCTAGAGGAAGAAATAACAGAGACACAGTGCATTCTTGAGACCACATTTCTACCAAGTTTCTTTGATATGATGGTCCACCTTATGGTTCATCTTCCACTCCAAGTGAGGCTAGGGGGCCCAGTGAAGTACAGCAGCATGTTCCCTACAGAAAG GTTTTTGTGCACCTTGAAGGGGCATGTTCGTAGCAAAAGCCATCCTGAAGGGTCAATTGCAGAGGGTTACATTTTTGATGAGTGTCTTAATTTTTGCTCTTGCTATTTAGAAGGAGTTGAAACCAGATTTAGTAGAAATGGAATGAATGATGCTCCTGAGCCAGAGTCTAGTAGTATGCCTTTCTTTAAGAGCAATGGACATTGTGTGGCTTCACAATGTACTATTACCTTAGATCAAAAGACATGGCTTCAAGCACATAGATATGTATTGTTCAATTATGACAACATAATTCCATACTTGAGGTATATTAAACTTTTTTGTTACTAG